From the Mesotoga prima MesG1.Ag.4.2 genome, the window CATTTAACCCATTTAGCTGAGCTTCACTATTTCCAGGGTTGAGATATCTATCTTTCTTCCCTCGAGACTGTGAAAATACCAGCAGCCAGTGTCTGCGGAGTCGTTTCCGATGTTGTAAATCAGGTCCCATTTTAGCCTCTCGGTAAGTTCGCCCTTTTCAGATGATCCCAGAAAGTTAAAGACAAACTTATAACCTTTGTCTGGACTGACTCTGAGAAGTTTACCTGCCGGTTTATAAACAACGCCACCAAATGCACTATTAGCCCAGAAAGAAGCGTCAAGCGAGAGATCTTCAAACCTATAGTCTTTGCCGGACTCTTTATCGATCCAATCTCTGGGGTATCGTCCGTTATTCACGAAAAACTCTTGAATTAGAGTTTTCAGTCCTTCGCTTATTTCATTGAAGGTAGATCCGAATTCCGTGAGCGGGGCGATGAAATTTTCGCCTAGCAGACTGTAGTAAATAGTTTCGGAGTCAAGTGATTCTCTTCCTAACCCACCGTCAAGAAAAGTGAAGTCGTCTATTCCAAAGGGAATTCCCTGTCTTGAATCGACTAGGACATCCGAGACAGTCTCGAAGTCTACACTGCGATTTGTGAATACGAAGTAGTTGTACTCGCCATCATCGTTCTTCTTCCATGCGGCGCCGAAGGAACGGCCATCAACATTTCTCCCGAGTTCGCCGATAACTACGGGCACTCCCCCATCCAGGTAGATCTTACTTGAAAAAACACTAGAAAGCGTCTTAAGATCTTTTGCAACTGAAACGGCCTGTGATTTACGAAGCGTATTAACCCCTATAGGTGCAATGACAGCGATAAGGCCGGCAAGTACCGCGAGAACAATAAGCATCTCGATAACAGAAAACCCTCGTCTTCTACTGCACATGAAACAACTCATAGTTAAGTTCACTCACTCCCTCACCAATTCTGTCATTACCTGCGCTGCAATCTCGTGCCAACAGGGGATCTACGATTGTCAATTAAAGCACTTAAAAGATATTTCTTAGAAGTGCTTTGCATCTTTCTCATCATTGCTTATCGCGCTATGGCAACCATTGACTTTAATCACCTTTGGCCTGAGATAATCGCCACTCAACGGGAATAATTGGACTCGATTCTTCTTTGAACTCAGCACTGTGTCCTATATAATATTTAGTAAGAAACTATTACTAAATAATCAAATTGAGTTTCAGAGGTGCCCAAAAGTGATAACGAAGCCCGGTGATCTTAGGGAAAAGAACATGGGAAGAGTGATACAGCTTCTGCTCGCAAATCCGGATATTTCAAGAGTTGAAATCGCGAGGAAAACCGAACTCACCAAGACAACAATTTCTGCCATACTTGCCGCGCTTCTGGATCTGAATATTGTCGAAGAAACCCCCGGGTTGAAGACGGGTCTAGTTGGCAAAACACCTATCCCTATGAGAGTTAGGGGCGATGCTGCAGTAGCTATCGGAGTGAATCTTGCAAGGGGAAGCACGTCTGGAGTGGTCATGACAGCAAGTGGTGAGCTTCTCGAATCGGTGAGCAAAGAAGTCTCTAACCTGACTAGAGCAGATGCTACTGCCCATCTCTTTGAAGTCGTTCAGAGGTTGCTGAACAAATGTTTCAGAAATGGCATCGATGTCGATGCCATTGGTATTGGAGTTCCCTCTCCTCTGGACAAAGAGAAAGGTGTGATTTACGCCCCCTACGGTTTGAGCGACTGGAAGGATTTCCCGGTGGGAGAGATTACCCGCGAAAAGTTTGGTCTGCCCGTGTTTCTCGTCAATGATGCCGATGGCGCAGCCTTCGGAATGAAATGCTTTGGAAAATGCAGAGATATCAGATCGTTCATCAGTATGTATTTTGATGAAGGTGTTGGCGCAGGGATCATATTGAACGACGAGATCTACGGCGGAAGCTCCGGATATTCCGGTCAGATCAGTTACGCTCTTATCAAGAGCTTCTGCAACGGCCAAGTTGAGAATAGCCGGTTTAGTCTGGATACGGTTGTCAGTGACTTGAACAAGGAAATCGGAGTCAGCTGCGGGAAAATCGATGATTTCTTGGACAGGAGATTCAACGGTGGGCAAAAAATGAATTCTGTACTGAGTAGAGTGGGTGACGAACTCGGTCGTATCGCAGCTCTTGTTTCAAACATTGTAGGTCCCGAAGCAGTTGTAGTCAATGGGCGGCTTCTAGATTTTGGAAAAGTTTTCTTCTCGGCGCTAAAGGATTCGTTTGAATCTAACCTTTTTTCGAGGGGCAGTGTTCAACTCATAAAAGGTTTTACGAATCAGTTTCGAGCATTCTCTACGGGGGCTGCGAGTTATGCGATTTTCAGTTACTTGATGGATAAAGTGCTTTCAAACTAGCACTGAAAACTGAGAAAAGGGGGAATTTAAGTGAAAAGGAAAGTAGTTCTTTCGCTGTTACTGGTAGTGCTTATCGGAGTCTCCTCGTTTGGCGTAGTTACTCTGAACTTCATCGAGGTTCTCACCAGTCCTGCAAGAACACAGGTAATCAAGGAGATAATTGCAGATTTCGAGGCTAAGAACCCTGATATCAAGATCAACCTGATATCTCCTCCATACGAGCAGGCGGACCAAAGGGCAACTCTTATGCTCAACACGAACCAGCCACTCGACATTATCGAAGTCAGGGATTATACGGTGAAACAGTTCGTCAACAACGGAAAGCTAGAGAATCTCGAGAGCTACCTTGCCGGTTGGGAGCACAATGATACTCTTACCTTTGTCGCCAATCAGGCCGCAAGAACCGTCGATAACACGGCATTCATTGTTCCTCAGTTTTTCTTCATCAAGGGTTTATTCGTAAGAACCGATATTCTGGAGAAACTAGGCGTAAGTTACATTCCAAAGACTATGAGCGAGCTTGTTGAGCTATGTATCGACATCACTGATCCCGAAAAGAACCAGTATGGATTCGGGTTCAGAGGAAAATCATGGGAGTTTAAATTCTCAGATCTTATAGCCACTTCTTTCCTAAGCGACATCGATGCAACCAATATTTATAAGACGAAATCCGGAGAAGCCTATTTCGATGACCCCAGAGCCATCGAGGGTATTAAAATGTATGTGAGGCTTTTCGAGGGTGGAGTCCCTGCAGACGGAATCAACTGGGGATTCAACGAACAGGTGAATGCCTTTGTATCGGGTATCACTCCGTTCCTCATTCAGGATCCGGATACGGTCGCCCTTGTGGATGAGATGCTCGGTAGAGAGTATTACACTGTGGTACCCATCCCGGTAGGTCCCTCCGGCAAGGCCTATATGGACTACGGATTCAGCGGACTCGGAATACCCTCATATTCCAAGCACAAAGAACAGGCATGGGAGTTCATAAAGTATATTTCGAGCCCCGAGGTAAACGCATACTTCAGCAAGAGTTACGGTCCGCTTCCAATCCATTCTTCCACATATGAGAATGATCCATACTTCAGTTCCGGCGTCTATACGGCATGGAGTTACATGATGAGTCACCCGGAGAAGTACATCTTCGCGTCCTATCCTCTTGACTCCGAAAAGTGGCCGGGTTGGCCGGAGATTCACCAGCAGGACATGCAATCTCTGCTCCTCGGTGATACCACAGTCGAAGCCGTTGCCGCAAAGTGGGCCGAGTACTGGGAAGACTGATAAAAAACTGAAAGATACTGACTGATTGACGATTCGGCACGGCGCAGAGACAGTTCGAGATTTGCCCGCCGTGCCGTTTTTCTAGAGCAGGCAGAGAGATGTTCTGAGAGGTGTTGATTTTGAGAAAGAATTTCTGGAAGTTTTTCATAATGATGATTCCGGCTTTCATCCTTCTTATAGTCTTTACTTACACACCTATTATCCGTGGCGGGGTTATGGCGTTTCAGCGCTATAACATGTTTGACCTCTCTGATACTGGATTCATTGGGTTTGGTAACTTCAAAGCGATCATAACCGACAGAAATTTCGATTTCGTAAGAATACTGATCAACACACTTGTCTGGGTCTTTTTCTCTTTGATTTTCCAGTTCGGCCTTGGCTTCGGACTGGCACTACTAATGAGAAAACCCTTTAAGGGGAGAGGAATCTACTCGTCTCTCGTTTTCTATCCATGGGCGGTGTCGGGATTTGCCATAGGTCTCATTTGGGCGTGGATGTTCAACGGTCAGTTTGGGATAATCAATGACATTCTGGTAAGAGTTGGGATTATTAGTAACCCAATAGGTTTTCTGTCAGATCCTAAGTTTGCCATGATGTCGGTGATCATCGCAAATGTTTGGTACGGAATTCCTTACTTCGCAATCATGTTGCTTGCCGCACTCCAGTCCGTTCCGAATGAGCTGTATGAGGCTTCGAGAATAGATGGGGCAAATAGGTTTAAGCAGTTGTTCAAGATCACGATACCGTACATTAGGCCGACAATCGTTAGCACGGTCCTGCTCAGGACGATGTGGATAATGAATTTCCCGGAGATAATCTATGGAATGACCGGCGGTGGGCCGGCCAATTCAACTCAGATACTGGCGACACACATGATAAACAGAATCTATCAGTTCTATGACTACGGTCAGGGAGCCGCGATAGGATTCATAATCATGTCCATGTTGTTACTGTATGCGATTGTTTTCCTGAATATCTCCTCCCGTAAGGAGGTAACTGTATGAAGACAGTCATGAAGGTGCTCGGTAAGGTCTTCAAAGTCATCGCTCTAGGGCTGTATCTGATTGCGGCTCTACTACCTCTTTACTGGGTTGTTGTTACATCCCTCAAGGGCCCCAGGGAGATCTACACATTTCCTTTGAAATACCTCCCTTCAAAGCTTTCCTTCGAAAGCTATTCGAAGTTGTTTGGCTTTGCTAACTTCGGAGTTTACTTTCGAAACAGCGCAATAGTGGCGCTTGCGGCTGCTTTAGCCGCCATGCTAATATCTATGTTCAGTGGATATGCACTGTCGCGAATTCGAGCGAAGAGATTCAGAAACGGTACCTTGTTAGCCATGTATTTCACTCAGATGGTTCCTCCGTTCATTCTGATGGCTCCTCTGTTTGTCATGCTGGCAAACTACGGTATGACCGATAGGCTTTCCACGTTGTTTATCCTATACGTAACCATGGTAATTGCC encodes:
- a CDS encoding type II secretion system protein, whose amino-acid sequence is MCSRRRGFSVIEMLIVLAVLAGLIAVIAPIGVNTLRKSQAVSVAKDLKTLSSVFSSKIYLDGGVPVVIGELGRNVDGRSFGAAWKKNDDGEYNYFVFTNRSVDFETVSDVLVDSRQGIPFGIDDFTFLDGGLGRESLDSETIYYSLLGENFIAPLTEFGSTFNEISEGLKTLIQEFFVNNGRYPRDWIDKESGKDYRFEDLSLDASFWANSAFGGVVYKPAGKLLRVSPDKGYKFVFNFLGSSEKGELTERLKWDLIYNIGNDSADTGCWYFHSLEGRKIDISTLEIVKLS
- a CDS encoding ABC transporter substrate-binding protein; the protein is MKRKVVLSLLLVVLIGVSSFGVVTLNFIEVLTSPARTQVIKEIIADFEAKNPDIKINLISPPYEQADQRATLMLNTNQPLDIIEVRDYTVKQFVNNGKLENLESYLAGWEHNDTLTFVANQAARTVDNTAFIVPQFFFIKGLFVRTDILEKLGVSYIPKTMSELVELCIDITDPEKNQYGFGFRGKSWEFKFSDLIATSFLSDIDATNIYKTKSGEAYFDDPRAIEGIKMYVRLFEGGVPADGINWGFNEQVNAFVSGITPFLIQDPDTVALVDEMLGREYYTVVPIPVGPSGKAYMDYGFSGLGIPSYSKHKEQAWEFIKYISSPEVNAYFSKSYGPLPIHSSTYENDPYFSSGVYTAWSYMMSHPEKYIFASYPLDSEKWPGWPEIHQQDMQSLLLGDTTVEAVAAKWAEYWED
- a CDS encoding carbohydrate ABC transporter permease, which encodes MRKNFWKFFIMMIPAFILLIVFTYTPIIRGGVMAFQRYNMFDLSDTGFIGFGNFKAIITDRNFDFVRILINTLVWVFFSLIFQFGLGFGLALLMRKPFKGRGIYSSLVFYPWAVSGFAIGLIWAWMFNGQFGIINDILVRVGIISNPIGFLSDPKFAMMSVIIANVWYGIPYFAIMLLAALQSVPNELYEASRIDGANRFKQLFKITIPYIRPTIVSTVLLRTMWIMNFPEIIYGMTGGGPANSTQILATHMINRIYQFYDYGQGAAIGFIIMSMLLLYAIVFLNISSRKEVTV
- a CDS encoding carbohydrate ABC transporter permease, which gives rise to MKTVMKVLGKVFKVIALGLYLIAALLPLYWVVVTSLKGPREIYTFPLKYLPSKLSFESYSKLFGFANFGVYFRNSAIVALAAALAAMLISMFSGYALSRIRAKRFRNGTLLAMYFTQMVPPFILMAPLFVMLANYGMTDRLSTLFILYVTMVIAFSTIMSKSFFDRIPVSLEEAAVIDGCNTLQALFKVVFPLTRPGLAAIFSFAFVNIWNELFLASMFIFSDEKMTVPVALNSFISKAGISWDVLSAGLVVSLLPTMIVFAFAQRYIIAGLTEGAVKG
- a CDS encoding ROK family transcriptional regulator, with product MITKPGDLREKNMGRVIQLLLANPDISRVEIARKTELTKTTISAILAALLDLNIVEETPGLKTGLVGKTPIPMRVRGDAAVAIGVNLARGSTSGVVMTASGELLESVSKEVSNLTRADATAHLFEVVQRLLNKCFRNGIDVDAIGIGVPSPLDKEKGVIYAPYGLSDWKDFPVGEITREKFGLPVFLVNDADGAAFGMKCFGKCRDIRSFISMYFDEGVGAGIILNDEIYGGSSGYSGQISYALIKSFCNGQVENSRFSLDTVVSDLNKEIGVSCGKIDDFLDRRFNGGQKMNSVLSRVGDELGRIAALVSNIVGPEAVVVNGRLLDFGKVFFSALKDSFESNLFSRGSVQLIKGFTNQFRAFSTGAASYAIFSYLMDKVLSN